Proteins encoded in a region of the Eschrichtius robustus isolate mEscRob2 chromosome 16, mEscRob2.pri, whole genome shotgun sequence genome:
- the REM1 gene encoding GTP-binding protein REM 1: MTLNTQQEATTPLRRRASTPLPLSTRGHQPGLLGTAPSTQSQHPRLGQSASLNTPTRQPSSAPNGWSSESSDSEGSWEALYRVVLLGDPGVGKTSLANLFAGKQERDLHEQLGVAEDVYERTLTVDGEDTTLLVIDTWEAEKLDESWSQESCLQVGSAYVIVYSIADRGSFESASELRIQLRRTYQADHVPIILVGNKADLARCREVSVEEGRACAVVFDCKFIETSATLQHNVAELFEGVVRQLRLRRRNCAAREPPAPRRRASLGQRARRFLARLTARTARRRALKARSKSCHNLAVL; encoded by the exons ATGACACTAAATACTCAGCAAGAGGCAACGACCCCCCTGCGTCGCCGAGCCAGTACTCCACTGCCCCTGTCCACCCGGGGCCACCAGCCTGGCCTCCTGGGCACAGCACCTTCTACACAGTCCCAGCATCCCCGACTGGGCCAATCAGCCTCCCTCAACACCCCCACCCGGCAACCTTCATCTGCCCCCAATGGTTGGTCCTCTGAATCCAGCGACTCTGAAGGCTCCTGGGAGGCCCTCTACCGTGTGGTACTGCTTGGAGATCCTGGTGTAGGGAAGACCAGCCTGGCCAACCTCTTTGCAGGAAAGCAAGAGCGGGACCTCCATGAACAGCTGGGAG TTGCAGAAGATGTATACGAGAGGACCCTCACGGTGGATGGAGAGGATACCACACTGCTGGTCATAGACACCTGGGAGGCTGAGAAACTG GATGAAAGCTGGAGCCAGGAGTCGTGCCTGCAGGTGGGCAGCGCCTACGTTATCGTGTACTCCATCGCAGACAGGGGCAGCTTCGAGAGTGCCTCTGAGCTCCGCATTCAGCTGCGGCGCACATATCAGGCGGACCACGTGCCCATCATCCTGGTGGGCAACAAGGCGGACCTGGCACGCTGCCGGGAAGTCTCCGTGGAAG AGGGCCGCGCCTGCGCTGTGGTGTTCGACTGCAAATTCATCGAGACGTCAGCCACGCTGCAGCACAACGTGGCGGAGCTCTTCGAGGGCGTAGTGCGCCAACTGCGCTTGCGCCGCAGGAACTGCGCAGCCCGGGAGCCGCCGGCCCCCAGACGACGGGCAAGCCTAGGCCAGCGCGCTCGACGCTTCCTGGCACGCTTAACTGCCCGCACCGCCCGCCGCCGGGCACTCAAGGCCCGCTCCAAGTCCTGCCACAACCTGGCCGTGCTCTGA
- the DEFB124 gene encoding beta-defensin 124, producing MTQLLLLFVALLVLVHVPPGRSEFKRCWKGHGACRPYCTKYETYMHLCPDASLCCLPYGLKPLASKPANV from the exons ATGACACAGCTGCTTCTGCTTTTTGTGGCTCTCCTGGTCCTGGTTCATGTGCCGCCAG GGAGAAGTGAATTCAAACGGTGCTGGAAGGGCCACGGGGCCTGCCGGCCTTACTGCACGAAGTACGAAACCTACATGCACCTGTGCCCGGATGCCTCCCTGTGCTGTCTCCCCTATGGACTTAAGCCTCTGGCCTCCAAGCCTGCAAATGTTTAG